The nucleotide sequence CCATCACCTGGCCGGTGGCCGTGAGCGGGACCTGGTCCGCCAGGCGCGCGATGCCGAAGTCCGTCACCTTCACCCGGCCGGTGGGCGTGATCATGAGGTTGCCGGGCTTGACGTCGCGGTGCACGAGCCCCTGGGCGTGGGCAGCCGAGAGCGCGGCCGCCGTCTGCGCGATGATCCGCAGGGTCCGCTCGGGGGAGAGCACCTTCTCCTTCTCGAGGATGGAGGACAGCGGCTGGCCCGGCACGAGCTCCATGACGAGGTAGGCGGAGCCCTTCTCCTCGCCGTAGTCGTAGACGTTGGCGACGCCGGGGTGGTTCAGCAGCGCGGTGTGCTGGGCCTCCGCCCGGAAGCGGCGCAGGAAGTTGGGGTCACCTGTGTACTCCTCCTTGAGGATCTTCACGGCGGTGATCCGGCCCAGGACCTTGTCCCGCGCCTTCCACACCTCGCCCATGCCGCCGATCGCGATGCGATCGGTCAGCTGGTACCTGCCGCCGAGGGTGATGCCCGATGTCGGCCTCATTCCGTGACCACCGCTTCCATGATTGCCTTCATGCCACTGACGACTGTCTGATGTCCAACCCCCGGCGGCTCGTCCTCCACCACGATCGTCACGGCCGCCCGGGGGTTCTCGCTCGCGTCGAAGCCGGTGATCCAGGAGTGCACGTTGCCCGTGTCCCCGACCTCGGCCGTGCCCGACTTCGCCGCGATCCGCACCGTGTCCGACTGCACGGATCCCAGGATGCCGTCCTCCACCGCCGAGACCATCATGTCCGAGACCTGCCCGGCCACCTCGGGGGTCGTGGCCCGGCCGCGCTCACGGGGGCTGAACTCCTGCACCGTGGTGAGGTCCGAACGGCGGACCGCCTTGATCAGCTGCGGCTCCATGACCACGCCGTCGTTCGCGATGCCGGCGGCCACCATGGCCATCTGCAGCGCGGTGGCCTGCACGTCCCGCTGGCCGATCGAGGACTGCGCCAGCGCGGCGTCGTCCAGGTCGGAGGGGAACACGGAGGCGGTCACGGGCAGCGGGTATTCGAAGGAGTCGTTGAAGCCGAACCGCTCGGCGGCCTCCCGGATCCGGTCCTGGCCCAGCTCGACGGCGGCCATGGCGAACGGGGTGTTGCAGGACTGTGCCAGCGCCCATGTGAGGGTCTGACGCCCCACGGTGTTGCACGGTGAGCCGTCGTAGTTGGGCAGCTCCGTGGTCGTGCCGGGCAGCGTCCACGCGGCGGGGATGTCCACCGTCCCGTCCGGGGTGTAGTCACCGGACTCGAGCATGGCCACCGCGTCGATGAGCTTGAACGTGGAGCCGGGGGACACGAGCTGCTCCGAGGCGCGGTTGCGGTACGCGCTGGCACCGGGGATCTGATCGATCGCGGCCATCGCCGCCTGCGCCTCGGCCGGGTTGTGCGAGGAGAGCGCGTTGGGGTCGAAGCTCGGCTTCGACACCATGGCCAGGATCTCGCCCGTCGTCGGGTCCGTGACCACGGCGGAGGCGCGCACGCCGTCCGGGAGCGCGTCGTACGCCAGACGCTGCAGCTCGGGGTCGATCGTCAGCTCCACCTGGTCGCCCTCGGGCGTGGCACCCGTGATGATCTCCATGGCGCGGTCCACGAACTGGGACGTGGGGGTGCCGGAGAGCTGCTCGTTCATGGCCGCCTCCAGCCCGGCGGTGCCGTAGGTGAGCGAATAGAAGCCCGTGAGCGGGGCGTACAGCTCGGGCTCGTGGTAGACGCGCTGGTAGTGGTACGCGTCGTCGGAGGGGACGGACTCGGCGATCGGCTCGCCGTCCACGAGGATCGGCCCGCGCGGGGCGCCGAACTCCAGGAACATCTGCCGCGAGTTCAGGGCGTGCGTCTTGAGCTGGTCCGCGGCCAGCACCTGGATGACGGACGCAGCCAGCGCGAGCACCAGGATCATGGCCGCCATGACGGTCCACGTGCGTCGGATCGCCTCGTTCACCGCTCCTCACCTCCTCCCGGGGGCACAGCGGCCGCCGGGAGCGCCGTGCCGGGGTCGAGGTGGCCGGCGCCGGGCCCGGACGCGTTGACCATCCCGTCCACGACCGCGGGACGGCGGGCGGCGTTCGAGATGCGCAGCACGAGCCCCACGATGATCCAGTTGGCCAGCAGCGACGAGCCGCCGGCGGCGAGGAACGGCGTCGTGAGGCCGGTGAGCGGCAGCACGAGGGTCACACCGCCCATCACCACGAACACCTGCCACGCCATGGTGAAGGCCAGGCCGGAGGCGAGCACCTTGCCGAACGCGTCGCGCACGCCGAGGGCGGCGCGCATCATGCGGGTGACGAGCAGGAAGTACAGGACGAGCACGGCGGCCAGGCCCACGAAGCCGAGCTCCTCGCCGATGGCCGTGAGGATCATGTCCGAGAAGGACAGCGGCACCTGGGTGGGGTTGCCCGCGCCCAGGCCGGTGCCCATCAGCCCGCCCGAGGCCATCGCGAACAGGCCCTGGACGACCTGGTAGGAGCCGCCGAAGTCGCGATGGTAGATCTCGGGGTCGAAGGCCCTCAGCCAGATCTCGAACCGGGCGGTCACGTGCGGCATGAACAGGAACGCCAGCGCCGCGCCGAAGGCGATCAGGCCCAGGCCGAGGAGGATCCAGGAGGCGCGGGACGTGGCGATGTAGAGCATCGCCATGAACATGCCGAAGAACAGCAGGGCCGAGCCCAGGTCGCGCTGGAACACGAGCACGCCGAGCGCCAGGAGCCAGCCGGCCAGCAACGGGCCGAGGTCCCGGGCTCGGGGGAAGGTCACCGGGCCCACGCGGCGGCCGGCCAGCAGGATCAGGTCGCGGTTCGCGGAGAGGTAGCCGGCGAAGAAGATGGCCAGCGTGATCTTGGCGATCTCGCCGGGCTGGAAGGTGCCGAAGCCGACGTCGATCCAGATCCGCGCCCCGTACATGCTCAGGCCCAGCCCGGGCACGAGCGGCAGGAGCAGCAGCACGCCGGACGCGGCGAGGAACAGGTACGGCCAGCGCCGCAGCACCCGGTGGTCGCGCACCAGGAACACCAGGGCGGAGGCCACCAGGACGGCCAGGACGGACCACACGAGCTGCGAGGTGGGGTTGGCCATCGCGGCGTCCTGGCTCAGCCGGTGGATCATGGCCAGGCCCAGCCCGTTGAGCAGGGCGGTGATCGGCAGCATGAACGGGTCCGCGTAGGGGGCCCGCAGCCGCAGGACCACGTGCAGCACGAGGGTGGCCGCGCCGAAGATGCCCAGCGGCACCCAGGCGGTGGAGTCCAGCGGGGCGTCCGTGCCGATCATGCCCAGCAGGTCCGCCCCCAGGGCGATGGCCAGGGCGGCCAGCAGTAGGACCAGTTCGATGTTCCGGCGCGGGCGTGCGGGGGAGATCACCTCGGTCACGGGGCCTCACCTCCCGTCGCGCTCGGGGACGATGCCGGGCTCGTCGGCGCGGCGGAGCCGGACGCGTCCGAGGGGCGGGCGGAGGACGACGACGGCGTCGCGCTCGGCCGGGCCCGCTCGGAGGGCTCACCGGCGGGGGCGGGGGCGTTCGGGTGCAGCGAGTCGCGCAGCTCGGCGACGATCTGCTCCGCGTGGTCCACGTCCCGGGCGGCCATGCCGGCGTTCACGCGGTCGCGTGCGTACGCGGGCAGCGCGTCCACCGGGAGGTCGGTCTGGCGGTCCACGTGGGACAGCTCGAGCGGGCCCAGCCGCTGGGAGACGCCCTTGAACACGGCGATCCGGCCGTCGTTGGCCCCCACGTAGTACTGCGTCTGGGTCCACAGGTAGCCCCACACGGCCACGGCCGCGAGGGTGAGGGCGAGCAGCGTGGTGAATACGGGGATGAACCAGCCGCGACGGTACTGCACCGGGCGGTCGTCCTTCCCACGCCGCCGACGCGCGGCCCTGGCCTCGGAGCCGCCGGCGGGCCCGGAGGTCGCCGGGGCCGGGGTGGGGGCCGTGGCCGACGCCTCGGCGGCCTCGTCGGACGGCTGGTCGGCAGCGGTGGCGGCCGGTGTGGCGGCGGAGGAGGAGCCGACGGCGGCCGCGGTGCCGCGCGGCGCGGCGGGCGGGGCGGACGGGTCCGGGCGCGCGGCGACGTCGGGATCCGGCCCGTCCGTGAGGACGGCCGCGGTGCGCCGGGGACGGTTCTCCGGCACGGGCGTCTCGCCGAGCAGGGCAGCGGCGCGGCGGCGCGTGGAGCTGCGGGTGACCACGGGGATGCGATCGGTCCTCACAGCGTTGGAGGCCGCGCCGACGAGCAGGTGGGGTCGTGCGTCCAGGTCCTCGCGCAGCAGCAGGCCGGAGACCGGGCCGACCTCGGGCGGGTGGGCCGCGGCGAGGGCCTGCTCGGACAGGTGGACGTCCGGGACGGGGGCCAGCTCCTCCGCCGTGCCCTCCGCGATCTCGAACGCCACCACGGTGACGTTGTCCGGGGCGCCGCCCTTGAGGGTCAGGTCCACGAGGGTGTCGACGGCCTGGTTGAGAGCCTCCGAGTCCCGCAGCACCTCGTGGATCTTCTCGGGGGAGACCACGTCCGTGAGGCCGTCCGAGCAGAACAGCCAGCGCTCTCCGGGGGCGACGGGCACCTCGAACACGTCCAGCTCGGGGGAGGCGTCCACGTCGCCGAGCACGCGCATGAGCACGTTCTTGTTCGGATGGAACGGGGCCTCCCCGGCCTCGAGACGCCCCTCGTCCACGAGCTTCTGCACGAACGTGTGGTCCGTGGTGACCTGGGAGAACTCGCCGTTCGCGAGCCGGTAGGCACGGGAGTCGCCGATGTGCGCGATGTGCAGCGTGGTCCCCGCGAGCAGGGCGGCGGTGCACGTGGTGCCCATGCCGGCGAGCTTGGGGTTGGCGTGCACCAGCTCGTTGAGGATCAGGTTGGCGTTCTGGATCTCGTCCGGCAGCACCGTGGCCGGGTCCTCGTAGCCCACCGCATCCAGCGGGGCCAGGTCCAGCACCGTGGACGCGCTTGCCACGTCGCCGCCCACGTGCCCGCCCATGCCGTCCGCGAGCACGACCAGATGACGGCCCACGTAGGCGGAGTCGTCGTTCTTGGCACGGACGCGGCCGACGTCGGAGCGGGCGGCGTAGCGGAGGACGAGGGTCATGGGTCAGGCCTCGAGCTCCATGACGGTCTTGCCGATGCGGATGGCCGTGCCGGGGCCCACGGGCACCGCGCGGGTGACGGGGGCGCCGTTGACGTAGGTGCCGTTCGTGGAGCCGAGGTCCTCGAGGAACCAGCGGGTGCCCTGGGGGAACAGCCGGGCGTGGCGGCCGGAGGCGTAGTCGTCCACGAGCACCAGGTCGGCGTCCTGGGCGCGGCCCATCAGCAGGGGACGGCCCTCCAGGGCGATGGTCTGCCCGGCCTTCGGGCCCTCGACCACCCGCAGAGTCCGGGACAGCCGCGGGGCCGGCGTCGTCGGCGCGGACGCGGCGGGGGACGGCGTCGACGCGGGCGCGGGGCGGTCGACCGCGGACGAGCCCGCCCCGGCGGCCCCGGCCGCGGGCACCGCGGTGACCAGGCCGGCGTCGCGCTGGGCCTGCTGGAGGCGCGTCTTGTTCCGCCGGCCGACCACGAGGTCGCGGCCCTGCGCCATGACGATGGAGATGATCAGCACCCACAGGGCCAGCAGCAGGCCCATGCGGAGCACGGCGACGGCGAGCTCGCTCATGCGCGGCCCCCCGTCCCGCCGAAGAACAGCAGCTCGGTCTGGCCGACGGTCACCACGTCCCCGTCGCGCAGGGTGACGGAGCCGTCCACGCGGCGGCCGTTGACGAGCACGCCGTTGCGGCTGCCCAGGTCCAGGAGCGTGACCGTGGAGCCGACGGTGAGCAGGCGCAGGTGCTCGCGGGACACCGAGGAGTCCGGGATCACGAGGTCGGCACGCTCGGCCGAGCGGCCGAGGATGAGGTCGTCCCCGTCCAGGGGGAGCATGCGGCCGTCCAGCTCGAGGGCCGGGCCGGCGGGCTCGGTCACGGGGCGGCCGATCACGACGGTCGGCTGGTCGGCGTGGGCGGCGGGCGCGGCCGGGGCGGCGGCCCGGCGGGGCGCCGGACGGGGTCCGACGCGCGGGGCGGGGGAGGGCTCACGGGGCGCGGCCGCCGGCAGGTCCTCGACCAGTCGGTCCGGCGCCGCGGCGGAGGCTCCCGGGCCGTGGGCGGTGGCGGGCGAGGGGCCGTCGTCGTGGGAAGCCGGGGCGGGGCGCGAGCCGTCGTCCAGGCGGGTGACCACGCGCAGGTCCCCGGCGCGCACGTCCGCGTCAGGGTGGAAGGCGACCCGGACCGTGCCGGGCAGTGCATAGCCCTGGGAGTCGGCGTGGCGGATGACCTCATCGCACAGCTCGCTGGCGAGGGTGGACCCCCACGAGCGGGCGCGCTCGAAGTCGGCGGGGGAGAAGTGGACCACGTAGTTGTTGGGCGCGACCGTGTGGCCCTCGGACAGCGCGAACGACTCGTCGTCCATCGCCTGTCGCAGGGCCGAGGCGATCTCCACCGGCTTGACCGCCCGCGGACCGCCGGCCGAGAAGGCCGAGCGCACGGCCCGCTCCAGGCCGCGTTCGAGGTTGTCCAGAAGTCCCACGACGGGGCCCCTTTCCACAGTTGTCCGTCCCGATACTACGGGCCGGGCTGGGAGACCGCCGAGAACAGCGGGATTCTGCGGGGTGGAGCGCGGGTGGGAGAGGTGCGGGAGGGGGCGAGCCACGGGCGTGGCGGGGACGCGGGGGCGGGCGTCGGGGCCGATTTGCACGCCCGGGCGGGCGGGGGTTAGAGTATTCCTCGCTGCCTGTGACGGTCGCCGGATGCCCGGAGCCGAGAGCAGGAAGCCGCTCGCGCGAGTGGCGGAATTGGTAGACGCGCTGGCTTCAGGTGCCAGTGTTCGCAAGGACGTGGGGGTTCAAGTCCCCCCTCGCGCACCGAGGACGAAGGCCCCGGAACCGTGTGGTTCCGGGGCCTTCGGCGTTCCCGGGCTGGTCCCACTCACCCGTTGGGGGCGGTTTCGGGCGGTATCCACGCCGAATACCGCCCGAAACCGCCCCCAAACGCCGCGGGGTGGGCCGGGCGCGGGGCCGCCCGCCCGACGCCGGCCCTCACGGCTTGACGCACACCACCGGGACGCGCGCCTCGAGGATGATCTGCTGCGCGGCCGATCCCAGCAGCAGCTTGCCCACGGGGGAGCGGTGCCTCACGCCCACCACGATCCGGCTCGCGCCCACACGCTCGGCGTGCTCGAGCAGGTCGCCGACGGCGTCCCGGCCGCGCTCCTGGGCGTGCGCCACGGACACGGCGACGCCGGCCTCGCGCGCCTCCGCCTCGTCCGGCTCGGTCCCGTCGAGGGAGAACCAGACCACGTCCTCCCCGCGCAGGGCCGCCTCGGCCAGGGCGGCCCGCCAGGCCGCGGCGCTCTCGGGGGTGCTGGTTCCGGTGCTGATGATCGTCATGGGGACCACTGTGCGTCATGGGCGCGGCCCCCGTCACCACCCGGGCCGATGGTCGTCGGTCACTCTGCGGACGCGGAGCGCACGCAGCCTCGTCGCGCTGTTACGGTGACCTCCACCACTCGCACCTGTCCCCGGCGCCACTCCCTGGCGGCGGGGTGTCTCTGTTAGGAACCGCCATGTCCTCCACCTCCCCCGACGGCCCCCCGCGCCGACGCACGGGGATCGGCCGGATCGTCTTCAGCGTGATCGCGGTGCTCACCGTGCTCGCGGCCTCCGCCTTCTCCATCCGCTCGGCCTCGGGAGGCAACGACATCCGCACCAACCTGACCCTCATCGCTCCCGCGGCCGCCGGCGGCGGCTGGGACTCGTTCCAGCGCGAGCTGCAGCAGACCATGCGCGTCAACGGGCTCGTGAACAACGTCCAGGTGGTCAACATCCCCGGCGCCGGTGGCACCATCGCCCTCGGTCAGCTGACCACGCTCGAGGACGCGAACAACCTCATGGTGGGCGGCACCGGCCAGATCGCCGCCCACGCGGCCCGTGGCACCGGCCCCGAGCTCTCCCAGGTCACCGCGGTCAGCCGCGTCGTCGAGGAGTACAGCCTCGTGGTGGTCCCGGCGGACTCGCCGTACCAGAGCATGGACGACCTGGTGACCGCCTGGCGCGCCGATCCCGCCCACGTGGCGTGGACCGGCGGCGGCTCCTTCGACCAGCTCGTCATGGCGGACATCGCCCGCACGGCCGACGTGCCGGTCGCGGACACCACCTACATCCCGTCCGACGGCGGCGGCGAGGCCATCCAGGCCCTGCTCAACGGCACCGCCCAGGCCTCCGCCGGCGGCTTCGCGGACATCTACCCGCAGGTCCAGGCCGGCCGACTGCGCGCCCTCGGCGTGGTGGCGGCCGAGCCGCTGGCCGGCGTCGAGGAGATCCCGACCCTGCGCTCCCAGGGCTACGACGTCACGCTCACCAACTGGCGCGCCCTGTTCGTGCCGCCGGGTGTCTCCGCGGAGGAGCGCACGGAGCTCGAGGCCCTCATCGCCGAGGCGGTCGACACCCCCGAGTGGAAGGAAGCGGTGCAGCGCAACTACTGGAACCCCGTGCCCCTCTCCGGCGCCGAACTCGAGGAGTTCATCGCCGCCGAGAAGGAGCGCATCGGCACGCTGACGGGAGAGATCAAGTGAGCCACGCGTCCACCGTCCCCCCCGCCGCCGACGCCCCCTCCCGCTGGGGGCGCGCCGCCGGGCTCTCCGCGCTCGTCATGCCGGCCGTGCTGGCCGCGTTCAGCCTCTACCTGCTGCTGGGATCCCTGGCCATGGACACCGAGGGCGCCGACTTCCCCGGCCCGGACTTCTTCCCGCTGATCCTCGCGGTCGCGGGCCTCGTGATCGCCGCCGCGCTCGCGGTGGAGGTCGTGCGCGTGCGCCAGTCCCCCGAGGGTCAGGCCGACGCGGACGGCGAGGTCGGCCAGGCGGCCGGTCCGCTGACCCTGTTCCACTCGGACTTCGGCGCGCTGGCCTGGTGCTTCCTCGGCTTCCTCGCGTTCGCCGTCCTGCTGCCCTGGCTGGGGTGGATCCTCGCCGGGGCGCTGCTGTTCTGGTGCGTCACCCGCGCGTTCGGCGCCCCGCACCCCGTGTTCGACATCCTCGTCGCCCTGTTCGTCTCCTCGCTGGCCTACCTCGGCTTCGCGGTGGCCCTGGGCCTGACCCTGCCCTCGGGCATCCTGGGAGGTGGCTTCTGACATGGAGACCCTCGGACTCCTCATGGAGGGCTTCGCCGGAGCCCTCACCCCCATGAACCTGCTCTGGGTGGTGCTGGGCTGTCTGCTCGGCACCGCGGTCGGCGTGATGCCTGGACT is from Micrococcus luteus NCTC 2665 and encodes:
- a CDS encoding peptidoglycan D,D-transpeptidase FtsI family protein; this encodes MNEAIRRTWTVMAAMILVLALAASVIQVLAADQLKTHALNSRQMFLEFGAPRGPILVDGEPIAESVPSDDAYHYQRVYHEPELYAPLTGFYSLTYGTAGLEAAMNEQLSGTPTSQFVDRAMEIITGATPEGDQVELTIDPELQRLAYDALPDGVRASAVVTDPTTGEILAMVSKPSFDPNALSSHNPAEAQAAMAAIDQIPGASAYRNRASEQLVSPGSTFKLIDAVAMLESGDYTPDGTVDIPAAWTLPGTTTELPNYDGSPCNTVGRQTLTWALAQSCNTPFAMAAVELGQDRIREAAERFGFNDSFEYPLPVTASVFPSDLDDAALAQSSIGQRDVQATALQMAMVAAGIANDGVVMEPQLIKAVRRSDLTTVQEFSPRERGRATTPEVAGQVSDMMVSAVEDGILGSVQSDTVRIAAKSGTAEVGDTGNVHSWITGFDASENPRAAVTIVVEDEPPGVGHQTVVSGMKAIMEAVVTE
- a CDS encoding FtsW/RodA/SpoVE family cell cycle protein, whose protein sequence is MTEVISPARPRRNIELVLLLAALAIALGADLLGMIGTDAPLDSTAWVPLGIFGAATLVLHVVLRLRAPYADPFMLPITALLNGLGLAMIHRLSQDAAMANPTSQLVWSVLAVLVASALVFLVRDHRVLRRWPYLFLAASGVLLLLPLVPGLGLSMYGARIWIDVGFGTFQPGEIAKITLAIFFAGYLSANRDLILLAGRRVGPVTFPRARDLGPLLAGWLLALGVLVFQRDLGSALLFFGMFMAMLYIATSRASWILLGLGLIAFGAALAFLFMPHVTARFEIWLRAFDPEIYHRDFGGSYQVVQGLFAMASGGLMGTGLGAGNPTQVPLSFSDMILTAIGEELGFVGLAAVLVLYFLLVTRMMRAALGVRDAFGKVLASGLAFTMAWQVFVVMGGVTLVLPLTGLTTPFLAAGGSSLLANWIIVGLVLRISNAARRPAVVDGMVNASGPGAGHLDPGTALPAAAVPPGGGEER
- a CDS encoding PP2C family protein-serine/threonine phosphatase gives rise to the protein MTLVLRYAARSDVGRVRAKNDDSAYVGRHLVVLADGMGGHVGGDVASASTVLDLAPLDAVGYEDPATVLPDEIQNANLILNELVHANPKLAGMGTTCTAALLAGTTLHIAHIGDSRAYRLANGEFSQVTTDHTFVQKLVDEGRLEAGEAPFHPNKNVLMRVLGDVDASPELDVFEVPVAPGERWLFCSDGLTDVVSPEKIHEVLRDSEALNQAVDTLVDLTLKGGAPDNVTVVAFEIAEGTAEELAPVPDVHLSEQALAAAHPPEVGPVSGLLLREDLDARPHLLVGAASNAVRTDRIPVVTRSSTRRRAAALLGETPVPENRPRRTAAVLTDGPDPDVAARPDPSAPPAAPRGTAAAVGSSSAATPAATAADQPSDEAAEASATAPTPAPATSGPAGGSEARAARRRRGKDDRPVQYRRGWFIPVFTTLLALTLAAVAVWGYLWTQTQYYVGANDGRIAVFKGVSQRLGPLELSHVDRQTDLPVDALPAYARDRVNAGMAARDVDHAEQIVAELRDSLHPNAPAPAGEPSERARPSATPSSSSARPSDASGSAAPTSPASSPSATGGEAP
- a CDS encoding FHA domain-containing protein FhaB/FipA, which encodes MSELAVAVLRMGLLLALWVLIISIVMAQGRDLVVGRRNKTRLQQAQRDAGLVTAVPAAGAAGAGSSAVDRPAPASTPSPAASAPTTPAPRLSRTLRVVEGPKAGQTIALEGRPLLMGRAQDADLVLVDDYASGRHARLFPQGTRWFLEDLGSTNGTYVNGAPVTRAVPVGPGTAIRIGKTVMELEA
- a CDS encoding FhaA domain-containing protein gives rise to the protein MGLLDNLERGLERAVRSAFSAGGPRAVKPVEIASALRQAMDDESFALSEGHTVAPNNYVVHFSPADFERARSWGSTLASELCDEVIRHADSQGYALPGTVRVAFHPDADVRAGDLRVVTRLDDGSRPAPASHDDGPSPATAHGPGASAAAPDRLVEDLPAAAPREPSPAPRVGPRPAPRRAAAPAAPAAHADQPTVVIGRPVTEPAGPALELDGRMLPLDGDDLILGRSAERADLVIPDSSVSREHLRLLTVGSTVTLLDLGSRNGVLVNGRRVDGSVTLRDGDVVTVGQTELLFFGGTGGRA
- a CDS encoding universal stress protein, which codes for MTIISTGTSTPESAAAWRAALAEAALRGEDVVWFSLDGTEPDEAEAREAGVAVSVAHAQERGRDAVGDLLEHAERVGASRIVVGVRHRSPVGKLLLGSAAQQIILEARVPVVCVKP
- a CDS encoding tripartite tricarboxylate transporter substrate binding protein: MSSTSPDGPPRRRTGIGRIVFSVIAVLTVLAASAFSIRSASGGNDIRTNLTLIAPAAAGGGWDSFQRELQQTMRVNGLVNNVQVVNIPGAGGTIALGQLTTLEDANNLMVGGTGQIAAHAARGTGPELSQVTAVSRVVEEYSLVVVPADSPYQSMDDLVTAWRADPAHVAWTGGGSFDQLVMADIARTADVPVADTTYIPSDGGGEAIQALLNGTAQASAGGFADIYPQVQAGRLRALGVVAAEPLAGVEEIPTLRSQGYDVTLTNWRALFVPPGVSAEERTELEALIAEAVDTPEWKEAVQRNYWNPVPLSGAELEEFIAAEKERIGTLTGEIK
- a CDS encoding tripartite tricarboxylate transporter TctB family protein, whose amino-acid sequence is MSHASTVPPAADAPSRWGRAAGLSALVMPAVLAAFSLYLLLGSLAMDTEGADFPGPDFFPLILAVAGLVIAAALAVEVVRVRQSPEGQADADGEVGQAAGPLTLFHSDFGALAWCFLGFLAFAVLLPWLGWILAGALLFWCVTRAFGAPHPVFDILVALFVSSLAYLGFAVALGLTLPSGILGGGF